Below is a genomic region from Nitrospirota bacterium.
CCCTGTTGCCGAGAAATTCAATTTTGAGGTCAAACTCTGCCATCTTGCGAATAAATTTATAGAAATAGTAAAGAATCCAAAATACGGCCATGGCAGAAACATGAACCCCTGCATTGATTGCAGGATCCTCATGCTAAAAGAGGCAAAAGAATTAATGGCTATGGTTAATGCTGATTTCATAGTAACAGGTGAGGTCCTCGGCCAGAGGCCCATGAGCCAGAGGAGAGATTCATTTCCTCTTATCGATAGAGAGGCAGGGGTTGAAAGGAATGTGCTCAGGCCATTGAGCGCAAAACTAATGAAGCCAACAATCCCGGAAATAAATGGCCTTGTGTGCAGGGATAAGCTCTATGATTTCAGCGGCCGTTCAAGGAAGCCTCAGATAGCCCTTGCAAGAGAATTTGGACTGACAGACTATCCAGCACCTGCAGGAGGCTGCCTCCTGACAGAGCCGAATTATTCTCACAGACTGAAAGAGCTTCTGAAACATAACCCTGACCCTTCACTGAATGAGCTTCACTTATTGCGAGTTGGCAGGCATTTCAGATTTTCTTCAGAATGCAAGATAATTGTCGGCAGGGATAAGGAAGAAAATAAGCAAATAGAATCCCTCGCCAACCCTTATGATTATTTATTGAGGGTTGAAGGTTATGGCAGTCCTATAACCATTGTTGCTGGAAAAGCGGATAGTGAAGCTATAAATATTGCAGCATCTTTATGTGCAAGGTATTCAGATGCTAAAAGGCTGAGGGAGGTGGATGTTACAATTTCCAAAAATGGCTCATCTTTTAAAATGCCTGTGAGCCCTGCTATTGATACTGATCTCGAAAGATTCAGGGTTTCAGCAGGTGCGCCCCTTGTATATCTCAAAGCCTGACAGGAATACCCCGTGATTTTAAATACTCCTTTGCCTCTCTTATCGTATATTCCCTGTAGTGGAATATAGATGCAGCGAGTGCTGCGTCTGCCTTGCCATCAACAAACCCCTGATATAAATGTTCGAGCGTACCCACACCGCCTGATGCTATGACAGGTATTGAAACAGCCTCTGATACCGCCCTTGTTAGTTCGATGTCATAGCCATCCTTTGTGCCATCCCTGTCCATACTTGTAAGCATAATCTCACCTGCGCCGAGTTCTCCCACTTTTTTAGCCCATTTTATGGCATCAATACCTGTAGGTTTTCTCCCGCCGTGAGTAAAAACTTCCCATGTAGATTCTGAGTTGAGAGTTAAAAGTTGAGAGTTAAAAGTTGTGGTCTCTAAACTTTTCACTTTTAACTTTTCACTTTTAACTTGCTTCGCATCAATAGCAACCACTATACACTGACTCCCGAATCTTTCAGCAGCAGCTTTTATAAAGAATGGATCATTCACCGCTGCTGTATTTACAGATACCTTATCGCACCCTGCCTTCAGAAGGTCTCTGATGTCCTCAAGGGTTCTAATGCCGCCACCAACAGTCAAAGGCATGAAGACCTCTTCTGCTGTCCTCATTACAACATCGATTATTATATTCCTCTCTTCATGGGAGGCTGTTATGTCAAGGAATACAAGTTCATCTGCGCCCTGCTCGTCATAAAACTTTGCGTTTTCAACAGGGTCGCCGGCATCCCTGAGATTAACAAAGCTTACGCCTTTAACAACCCGGCCATCCTTTACATCAAGACATGGTATTATTCGTTTTGCAAGCATATTTTCTCCAAGACAAGTAACAACGTTTAATTTAGTTTATTGGTTTGTTACAAATTTTATTGCCTCCCTCAGGTCAAGAGCACCCGAATATATCGCCTTGCCAGTAATCGCACCCCAGAGCCCCTTTATCTGCATGAGGTTTTTTATATCCTCGATGGAAGAGATACCGCCAGAGGCTATCACGGGTATATCCACCGTTCTGACCATCTCCTCCACTGCTTTTATATTCGGCCCTGTTAGCATGCCATCCTTTGCAATGTCTGTATAGATTATGCCAGCAGCACCATATCCCTGCATCTTTAAAGCAAGCTCCTCGGCTTTAATTTGTGTAACCTCCACCCAGCCCTTTACAGCCACATAGCCATTTTTTGCATCAATGCCTACCAGCATCCTGTCAGGATATCTTTTACAGGCTTCTTTTGCAAGTTCAGGCTTCTCTATAGCAATAGTTCCGAGTATTATCCTGTTAATCCCGATGCTGATAAGTTCATCTATCTTTTTAAAGTCCCTTATGCCTCCACCAACCTCGATGTCCATCGCCACAGCCTCTCTGATCTTTATAATGGCTTCAAGGTTTTTCTGATCCCCTGTGAAGGCACCATCGAGGTCAACTACATGGAGTAGCTCTGCCCCCTGCTCCACCCAGTGTCTTGCCGTAGAAGCAGGGTCATCAGAGTATACTGTCACAGCATCCTTCCTTCCCTGGAGGAGCCTGACACACTTGCCTTCTTTTAAATCTATGGCTGGTATTACAAGCATTTTCAAGTATTTTAATATATCAAAATAATTTAAGCTAAATCAATGAATCTCTCTGACTCCCATGTCTATTATGTCTATTTTTGAATACTAAAATTCCTCTTGACAGAACTTCTTCCATCAGCTAAAGTATTTTTAACCTTTAATCTGGCCCTGAGAGGCTAGAAAGGGATGTAATAGTGCATGTTTAAAGCCATGAACCTTTTTCCTCTCAGGGAAGAAGGTTTTTTTATGCCCAAAGAACTATTAAACAGCAAAGAAATTGACAGGGCTCTAACAAGAATAGCCCATGAAATCCTTGAGCGAAACAAAGGCACAGAGGCCTTATGTCTTATCGGCATACAGAGGGGCGGTGCCCATCTTTCTAAAAGGCTTGCCTCGAAAATAAAGGCCATTGAAGGACAAGACATCTGTGTTGGAACTCTCGATATAACGCTATACCGCGATGACCTGTATCTCAGGAAGGAACAGCCAGAGGTTAGAAAAACCGATATAACCTTCTCAACGACAGACAAGAAAATAATCCTTATCGATGATGTCTTTTTCACTGGCAGGAGTATAAGGGCTGCCATGGATGCCCTGATGGATTTTGGCAGGCCAGCAGCCATCCAGTTAGCAGTCCTCATTGACCGGGGGCATAGAGAATTACCCATAAGAGCAGACTACATAGGCAAAAACATCCCGACTTCCTTTAATGACAGTATTGAGGTTTATCTGAAAGAAGAAGGATATGAGGACAGTGTAATACTGCTGAGCAGTGGAGAAAAATTGTGAAGCTGG
It encodes:
- the hisF gene encoding imidazole glycerol phosphate synthase subunit HisF, whose amino-acid sequence is MLAKRIIPCLDVKDGRVVKGVSFVNLRDAGDPVENAKFYDEQGADELVFLDITASHEERNIIIDVVMRTAEEVFMPLTVGGGIRTLEDIRDLLKAGCDKVSVNTAAVNDPFFIKAAAERFGSQCIVVAIDAKQVKSEKLKVKSLETTTFNSQLLTLNSESTWEVFTHGGRKPTGIDAIKWAKKVGELGAGEIMLTSMDRDGTKDGYDIELTRAVSEAVSIPVIASGGVGTLEHLYQGFVDGKADAALAASIFHYREYTIREAKEYLKSRGIPVRL
- the hisA gene encoding 1-(5-phosphoribosyl)-5-[(5-phosphoribosylamino)methylideneamino]imidazole-4-carboxamide isomerase: MLVIPAIDLKEGKCVRLLQGRKDAVTVYSDDPASTARHWVEQGAELLHVVDLDGAFTGDQKNLEAIIKIREAVAMDIEVGGGIRDFKKIDELISIGINRIILGTIAIEKPELAKEACKRYPDRMLVGIDAKNGYVAVKGWVEVTQIKAEELALKMQGYGAAGIIYTDIAKDGMLTGPNIKAVEEMVRTVDIPVIASGGISSIEDIKNLMQIKGLWGAITGKAIYSGALDLREAIKFVTNQ
- the pyrR gene encoding bifunctional pyr operon transcriptional regulator/uracil phosphoribosyltransferase PyrR codes for the protein MPKELLNSKEIDRALTRIAHEILERNKGTEALCLIGIQRGGAHLSKRLASKIKAIEGQDICVGTLDITLYRDDLYLRKEQPEVRKTDITFSTTDKKIILIDDVFFTGRSIRAAMDALMDFGRPAAIQLAVLIDRGHRELPIRADYIGKNIPTSFNDSIEVYLKEEGYEDSVILLSSGEKL